In Plasmodium vivax chromosome 14, whole genome shotgun sequence, the genomic window CTGCACATTTCACACGCCACAAACTGAGTGGCGCACCTCGTAAATATGGAGCTCTTCCATTTGTGTAATccgctttccccctcttttctCAGACAAACTGCCCTACATCTGCGAAATCGCTGCAAAGTGTATGAAGCCAAATGAGGTGTGTATCATTCAGGCCCCCAAGCTATTCACAAGTAAGTACCCCCACAAATAAACATACGTAGAAAAACGTGTAAGCGAACGCGTTCCAAATATATGCAGCACATTTTGCCACTCTCCCCACCCCCTAACCACCGCAGAAACGTTTAGAAACTCCGAACGGAAGAACAAGTATGATAGGAAAGAAAACTTCAGGAcggaatttaaaaaggccCTAAGATTTAAACAAAAGTGCGTCGAAAAGTACTTTAGCTACTCCACCGTGGCAACCttgaaaaggataaaattaaGTTCAAACGATGTAAAATTGCTagtgcgaaaaaggaaattaaaaaaggctACCCCGGATGGAAAGCCCAATGTAGCCCAAAAAAACGCGTCAAGTGAAGAACTCAAAGGAGATGATCCACACAAATGCTCCGAATCGTTAACCTTAGAAGATATTAACAATGTAaagtataaatttttaaaagaggaGGAACTGAGCACATACGTTGTGTACTTGAAAGAATATAACCGAGTGGACATTCTAAATGATGACAGAACCATAATAAAGGAAGTCATGCGAGAAGGGAAAGGAATTGTTACCCCCAAGAAAAATGATTAcattgatttttttctacaagATGGAAAGAAGAGCGAGTTTATTCACACCATCTTGGAGgtacataatttaaaatacaGAGGGCTCTTCCAGATTCTgcaaaatatgaaaaaaaaggaaatgtcCAGAATCGTTCTTAAAGGTTTGGAATGCCTCCACATCTACCACTCTGTgcaaaacacacacatagaaaaggaggagccaTATggccaggaaaaaaaaccaaacgATGTGCAGCAGGGTCGAAGGGACTTTTGCCAAGATGACAAGCAGGAGGGCATCTTAAACGAAACCAGTTTGCCCAGCTTCGAATCAAATCAAGTGAAACAAAATGATGGTGAGATGAAAGAGGGACAGGAGGAGGCCCATCTCCACACCAGTAACGAATTACCcaagcagaaaaaagaaataattatagaACTAGtggattttaaaaagtcCAAACGGGTTAATATCTCTTCAATTATCAACCAGAACTACACGGAAAAACTACTTTTCTACCTGTCGGAGGATGGTAAAAATCAAAACCCAAACAAGCCCATCATTGACGCCGATTGCGAGCTGATAATCCATGTAAGTATCAACAATGATAAGGACAGAACGAAAGGCGAAAGAATGCATTTGCCGGTTCATTTCTGGAAGAACAATGGCAGtattaaaaaacgaaaggcattttttcttttttcgtaCGGGTCATGCTTCACCGCTCCTCTTTGGTTTTACGAATGCTTCAAGGGACTAAAGGAGGGGGATGAAGTAATCGTTCCTTTGTCAAAAAACAGGAATGTTTTTTCGGAGAACCAGTTCGCTTaccatttaatttttgagGAAACCGccccaggggaagaagcacaccAGGGGCAAGGCGGCACAGATGAAGTTGAAGTTGAAGGTATTAAACGGAATAGTGACCTAAAGAACGACCGTAAGGAGCCCACCCCAAATGACAGCCGCCAAATAACCAAAAGGAACCACTCGGGGAGGAAATCGTCCAAAATGAAGGACCGAAAATTTGTGCAGCGCCTCATTTCCAACCGCAATAAAGGCAAAGGCTTCTTTCTAATAGATGGCTTGAAGAAAAACCAAGTGGACCGCTTTTGCGAAGGTTTCTTTTCGTCGCAAACGGCCCTGATCGATGGAACCCACGATGAGGCGGAATCGCCAAAATCGCCCTTTCATTGTAGCTCCTTCCAAAAAGTCATgcggaaaaaattttacaaaagtgTAGCCAACATTCAAAAGAGGCGAAAACTCACCAGGATGAAGCATCAGCTGAGGAAACAGCTTTACGGAGGTAACTCATACAAAGAGTGTATCTCAAAAAAGCTGCAACatagaggaaaaaaaacggataatttttcctttttcaaaagagcgctaaaaaatgtgtacttTGAAAAATCCTTCTACCAAAAAGatgccattttaaaaataaaaattgttaaacttatttgtaaaaagaaagaCCCGTGGAATATGAACATGTCAGAACAAATTGAGTAcctaaaaatttacaacaaaatgggcaatacgtttatgaaaaaaaatttgtactaCGCAGCCTCACTTCATTACATAAAAGGCTTCGACATATTTcgcttttccaaaatgtacactttaatttttgaggaaaagaaaacaaatgTGTCAAATTTAGCCACGGATGATGATATGGCCAAGGAGCTCGTACTACACATGGAAAAGATACTAACCAACTTGGCCATTTCTCACTACAAATTAGGAAACTACAACGAGTGTGTTAAGTATGCAGAAAGCGCTGCCACTATAAATCCGGAAAATGTTAAATGCATTTATTGGAAACATATGGCATATTtgcagcaaaataaatatcaccaagttataaaaaatttgaacaatTCTTTTTGCCTCAACAATTTGACACTGCTAAAGTTGTACAACACCGCCCGcgtaataaagaaaaaacaggaCGCCCACTttaattcacttttttaCGCCATGTACGATCAGAAGTGAAATGGTAATACCCGCCACCGCGCATTCGAAATTTGCATAGCGAATTGCTTTACTTCATTATGTGAGATATTTACCCCATTATGTGTTAAAATTTGGGCACACCGTGATTAACCTGTTTTAGCAAGTTGCCCCTCCCTTTCAACTTCTTTGCAGCATCGTTCCGCCCCTTTTTACGAAGTTTTAATTggttacattttttctcctttttttcttccttttttttcttccttctttttcttccttctttttctccctttttttctcccattttttctccctttttttttcccttttttttccgtacTGCCCCCCAACCGAAACGTCCCCCATTTGATATCCCCCCTCTTGTACTTCCTTAAATTAACCTTTTGTCCTACAATGACGTCATTCAACATGCTGGGTTGCTTTGCTTAAAAAGGAGTTGGCTACACAGGGTAAACGTTTCGCGACAAGCACACGTGCGAAGTCATGTACATACGAAGGCATTCCTTTATGGGTAAAAAATCACACAAACGGGTAGATGCATGGTGAAAGGCGGGGGTCGGCCCGCAGTTCCTCCTCAATTATTCCCAattcattttgcaatttgcAATATGCAATTTCCAATTTACAGTTCACCAACCGGGTCCACTCATATACGCCCTACACGCAAGCAGGGGAACCCCCGCGAGGTACCCATTCAGAACCAAGGAAACCAGGGGCCATTCGCCGTTTTTAAATACTTCTTACTCATAGAGATTTCCATTAAATCTATCACAGAATTGTGTGATTCATCCATGTGTGTATCCCCGTTTTCCCTAAGCTTTgcattttgttccttctgcAAATTGTTTGCAGCGCATTTTGACTCCGCATTTTGGTCTCGCCCCTTATCGAAGGGCCCACTTTTCGTAACATTTTCCCCATCTCCATCCTGTGCTTTGTTATCCTTACCTTTAAAAGTactcgttttatttttcttgctCTGTTTATTGGTGGCGTTTTCCTCCCCTGTTTTTTGCTCCATCGGCGATTGCGCCCGGTTCGGCTCCGATTGTTCTTCCTTTGGATCCCCACTTGGGTTCTTCTTGCTCCTTCGCCTTTTCTTATTGCTGTTGTCGTTGCTGGGGGCAGCGCCGTTGTTCGTATTAGTGGGGTTACTCACGTTATTCGCATTGCTCAAGCTATCCGCATTACCCGCATTACTCTCGTTATGGCCACTTCTTTCATTGTCCCCAATGTGcttcgcctcctcccccaccGCGCTGCCCCCCTTGTTGGGCGAATTCCCATTCGGGATGTTCGCTCCACTGGGTAGGGGATCCCCCCTATCGCACACGTTTTTGTCCCCCTCCGTTGGTTCCTTCTTCACAGGACTTCTCCTACTCTTACACATTTTGCTGCTACCCTCTCCCTTCAGCAGCTTGGACTGCGCTTCGcctctttcacttttttcgcttcttttccttttcgcattAGCCCTTTTCGCATTAGCCCTTTTCGCATTAGCCCTTTTCGCATTCTGTGCGTTCTTATCCTCATTATTGTTCGCACGCTCATGGTCGTCCTCCGAGGACAATTCGGATAAGGAGATGTCCTGCAAATCGGAGTAGTACTCAAATGGCTTAACAACGTcgctctcccttttgcacTCCTCCGCGTTTGCAAGAGAACCGTTCTTCCTCCTATTTAACCTGTTTTTATATAAGCAGCAAACTCGGTAGCATACGTTCCTTACATGCTCTTCCGCATCCTTTacgatcattttttttgtcgcaTCGTCCACATGAAAGGATTTCACGTAAGCATTCTTAACCTTCTCGTCATTCAAACTCTTCGCTTTCTTTTGCagaatttttctattttcccCATAAACGTACAGGGAATAAAAATCATCCAAAGTGGTAAGATTTAAAAAGTCTCTTAAATagttcatgtttttttttagagcCATTATTGATACGTAAAAATTGGATGGGAAGGATCCCCGCAGGCCTTGGAACCCAATAAGCTGTTGAATGTTACGGGTAAGTCTGAAGGGCACCCCCCTCTTCTgcatctcctttttgttaGGATAATATTTGGGCACATCCATATAGGAGGGTTTCCCCTCCAAATACATAGTTCTTCCTGAGCGCTTGGACAACAGAATGCTATCTAGCGATGAGttttgttgaaaaaaaacgtaattCAACATGCACGTGAGAGAGTAGCTCTTAACAAACTGGCTATTCATAACGTAGTAACTTTCTAAACTGTTGTGCAGGGAGTAGAAGTAATTCTTCAATATATTTCTCGGCACCATTTTGCAGATATCTCTGTAGTgtaattttacaattttcctCACGCATTTTTTGAAGGACTTCCTGAACCA contains:
- a CDS encoding hypothetical protein, conserved (encoded by transcript PVX_122025A), with the translated sequence MITDSEAPTYNFNSDDEAPCEYLNDVYAISEDTFSFKIIKQLGEGYYSPGNGHKVKIIYYELGSEDKIASANVYLGKNDKLPYICEIAAKCMKPNEVCIIQAPKLFTKTFRNSERKNKYDRKENFRTEFKKALRFKQKCVEKYFSYSTVATLKRIKLSSNDVKLLVRKRKLKKATPDGKPNVAQKNASSEELKGDDPHKCSESLTLEDINNVKYKFLKEEELSTYVVYLKEYNRVDILNDDRTIIKEVMREGKGIVTPKKNDYIDFFLQDGKKSEFIHTILEVHNLKYRGLFQILQNMKKKEMSRIVLKGLECLHIYHSVQNTHIEKEEPYGQEKKPNDVQQGRRDFCQDDKQEGILNETSLPSFESNQVKQNDGEMKEGQEEAHLHTSNELPKQKKEIIIELVDFKKSKRVNISSIINQNYTEKLLFYLSEDGKNQNPNKPIIDADCELIIHVSINNDKDRTKGERMHLPVHFWKNNGSIKKRKAFFLFSYGSCFTAPLWFYECFKGLKEGDEVIVPLSKNRNVFSENQFAYHLIFEETAPGEEAHQGQGGTDEVEVEGIKRNSDLKNDRKEPTPNDSRQITKRNHSGRKSSKMKDRKFVQRLISNRNKGKGFFLIDGLKKNQVDRFCEGFFSSQTALIDGTHDEAESPKSPFHCSSFQKVMRKKFYKSVANIQKRRKLTRMKHQLRKQLYGGNSYKECISKKLQHRGKKTDNFSFFKRALKNVYFEKSFYQKDAILKIKIVKLICKKKDPWNMNMSEQIEYLKIYNKMGNTFMKKNLYYAASLHYIKGFDIFRFSKMYTLIFEEKKTNVSNLATDDDMAKELVLHMEKILTNLAISHYKLGNYNECVKYAESAATINPENVKCIYWKHMAYLQQNKYHQVIKNLNNSFCLNNLTLLKLYNTARVIKKKQDAHFNSLFYAMYDQK